TCGTGGACGCGGCCCTCGCCGACTCCGGCGACGGCCTGACGTGGAGCACGGCCTACACGACGATCCAGGCCGGGATCTACTCGGCCGGCAGCGCGGTGACCGCGGTCGGCGGGCCCGAGTACTGCCACGTCTGGGTGAAGGCCGGCACGTACGCGCCGACCGAGGGGAGCGGCGACAACGCGACGGTGCTGCTCGTGGACGGGGTCCGCGTCTACGGCGGCTTCTCGGATACCGCGCTCCTTTGGGCGGATCGCGATCCCGCGGGGAACCTCACGACGGTCGACGGCGCCGGCGTGTACCACGTGGTCACGGGCGCCGACGGCGCGGTGATCAACGGTTTCGTCATCACCGGCGGCAACACCCAGTCGGCCGGTGGCGGGATCGACGGCGCGGGCATGTACAACCTCGACGCGTCGCCGCGGGTCGAGGAGTGCACGTTCAACGACAACTACTCAGAGAGCGACGGCGGCGGGATGTACAACGCGGGCGCGGCCGCGCCGGTGATCGTCGGCTGCACCTTCACCGGGAACACCGCGGAGTCGAACGGCGCCGCGATCGCGAACACGGGCACGAGCGCGCCGACGATCGAGGACTGCCTGTTCGAGGACAACGAGGCGGCCAGCGGGATGGGCACCGGCAACGGCGGAGCGATCTCCGGGTCGACCTCGGCCGTCGTCGCGATCTCGAGGTGTACGTTCCGGAACAACCTGGCCGTCGAGCACGGCGGCGCGATCTATTTCAACGCGGCGACCGGCTCCGTGTCGGTCGTCGATTCGACGTTCGAAGGCAACGCGCTCCAGTTCGGCGGCGGCGCGAACGACGGCGGCGCCGTGTACGTGAGCGGATCGACCGCGACGATCGAGCGCTGCGTGCTCTCGGGCAGCGGCGCGCCGAACGGCGGGCGAGGCGGCGGGTTGTACGCGGCCAACTCGATAACCACGGTCGTGAACACCGCGTTCCTGCAGAACACGGTGGGCTCCGGGACCGGCGGCAACTACGGCGGCGCGATCTACGCGACCGGCGGCACGATGACGATCACGAACTGCACGCTGTACGGGAACGCGGCGACGACCAGCGCCGAGAACCTGGGCGGCGGCATTTATCTGTCGAGTTCTGCGAACGTCGACAGCCAGAACACCATCATCTGGGGGAATACACCTCAAGGGATCTACGTGGTGGCCGGCGGGAGCTGCTCGAACGTGTACAGCGATCTCCAGGACGGCGCGGGCAACCCCGACTACAACAACATCAGCGAGGATCCCGTCTTCGTCGGCGGCTCGCCCTACGATCTTCACCTCCAAGGGACGTCGCCCTGCATCGACGAGGGGACCGCGGCCGGCGCCCCGGCGGTCGACCTCGACGGGGATCCGCGCCCGACGGGCGACGGGTACGACATGGGCGCCTACGAATTCTGAACCGCCGGAGGAGGCCATGACCGTGCACCCGCTCGCAGGCAAGCTTGCGCCGGCGTCGCTGCTCGTCGACGTCCCGGCGCTCGTCACCGCGTACTTCGCGGTGCGCCCCGATCCCGCCGCGCCCGAGCAGCGCGTGGCGTTCGGCACGTCCGGGCACCGCGGCGTGTCGACGAAGGGCTCCTTCAACGAGGCGCACGTCCTCGCCGTGACCCAGGCGGTGTGCGAGCACCGGCGGGCCGCCGGGATCGACGGGCCGCTGTTCCTCGGCGCCGATACCCACGCCCTGTCGTCCGCGGCGCGCGTCACGGCGCTCGAGGTGCTCGCGGCGAACGGCGTCGAGGTCGTGATCCAGGCGGGCGGCGGCTTCACGCCCACGCCGGCGATCTCGCACGCGGTGCTCGTCCACAACCGGGGCCGGACGGCGGGGCTCGCGGACGGGATCGTGATCACGCCGTCGCACAACCCGCCCGATAACGGCGGGTTCAAGTACAACCCGCCCCACGGGGGGCCCGCCGACACGGACGTCACCGAGGCCGTCGAGCGGCGCGCCAACGGGCTGCTCGAGGGCGGCCTCGAGGGCGTCCGCCGAATTCCGTACCAGCGCGCCCGGGCCGCC
Above is a genomic segment from Pseudomonadota bacterium containing:
- a CDS encoding right-handed parallel beta-helix repeat-containing protein, with the translated sequence VDAALADSGDGLTWSTAYTTIQAGIYSAGSAVTAVGGPEYCHVWVKAGTYAPTEGSGDNATVLLVDGVRVYGGFSDTALLWADRDPAGNLTTVDGAGVYHVVTGADGAVINGFVITGGNTQSAGGGIDGAGMYNLDASPRVEECTFNDNYSESDGGGMYNAGAAAPVIVGCTFTGNTAESNGAAIANTGTSAPTIEDCLFEDNEAASGMGTGNGGAISGSTSAVVAISRCTFRNNLAVEHGGAIYFNAATGSVSVVDSTFEGNALQFGGGANDGGAVYVSGSTATIERCVLSGSGAPNGGRGGGLYAANSITTVVNTAFLQNTVGSGTGGNYGGAIYATGGTMTITNCTLYGNAATTSAENLGGGIYLSSSANVDSQNTIIWGNTPQGIYVVAGGSCSNVYSDLQDGAGNPDYNNISEDPVFVGGSPYDLHLQGTSPCIDEGTAAGAPAVDLDGDPRPTGDGYDMGAYEF